Proteins found in one Brachypodium distachyon strain Bd21 chromosome 5, Brachypodium_distachyon_v3.0, whole genome shotgun sequence genomic segment:
- the LOC100829357 gene encoding 60S ribosomal protein L7-2, with protein MSSEAAKVVVPESVLRKRKREELWAADKKEKAVAEKKKASENRKVIFARAKQYAEEYESQDKELVQLKREARLKGGFYVSPEAKLLFVVRIRGINAMHPKTRKILQLLRLRQIFNGVFLKVNKATINMLRRVEPYVAYGYPNLKSVRELIYKRGYGKLNKQRIPLTNNKVIEEGLGKHNIICIEDLVHEILTVGPHFKEANNFLWPFKLKAPLGGLKKKRNHYVEGGDAGNRENYINQLVRRMN; from the exons ATGTCGTCCGAGGCGGCGAAGGTCGTGGTGCCGGAGTCGGTGCTCCGTAAGAGGAAGCGGGAAGAGCTCTGGGCCGCGgataagaaggagaaggccgtggccgagaagaagaaggccagcGAGAACCGCAAGGTCATCTTCGCCCGCGCCAAGCAGTACGCCGAGGAGTACGAATCCCAG GACAAGGAGCTTGTGCAGCTGAAGCGTGAGGCCCGGTTGAAGGGTGGGTTCTATGTCAGTCCTGAGGCCAAGCTTCTATTTGTCGTCCGCATCCGTGG TATCAATGCGATGCACCCAAAGACCAGGAAGATCTTGCAGCTTTTGCGTTTGAGGCAG ATCTTTAATGGCGTGTTCCTGAAGGTCAACAAGGCTACCATTAACATGCTGCGCAGGGTTGAACCGTATGTTGCATATGG GTACCCAAACTTGAAGAGTGTCAGGGAGTTGATCTACAAAAGGGGTTATGGAAAGCTCAACAAGCAAAGAATTCCTCTGACCAACAACAAAGTCATCGAGGAG GGCTTGGGAAAGCACAACATCATCTGCATTGAGGATCTTGTTCACGAGATCTTGACTGTGGGCCCACATTTCAAGGAGGCCAACAACTTCCTCTGGCCATTCAAGCTGAAGGCACCACTGGGAGGcctcaagaagaagaggaaccaCTACGTTGAGGGTGGTGATGCTGGTAACCGTGAGAACTACATCAATCAGCTCGTCAGAAGGATGAATTAG